In a genomic window of Helianthus annuus cultivar XRQ/B chromosome 10, HanXRQr2.0-SUNRISE, whole genome shotgun sequence:
- the LOC118482709 gene encoding uncharacterized protein LOC118482709 yields the protein MARNGTKKGRISWKQESVDKTFLEACIVEVTLHGREGSSLKQSSWKNVAEKLKTEHNFIADQKQMKNHYDYLKSKFAAWSKLKNKTGNVYNPSNKYVEALRSAPLSFPELCVQLFEGSTSNGFDSWGPSSTLPHPSVEMFDHNLNGIEDIECGQMEPPTQGFTEEASGRSKKREKRKDKATIDEVGDCITKVAKILIEKHNLSNDIDTCMEKLETMGWGELDVKYQTTLLLFGESADIRKVSLRLQPQSCELQVKNAGAKYGLIG from the exons ATGGCCAG AAATGGCACAAAAAAGGGTAGGATTAGTTGGAAGCAAGAGAGTGTTGACAAAACATTTCTTGAAGCATGTATTGTAGAAGTAACACTCCATGGCCGTGAAGGAAGCAGCCTTAAACAAAGCTCATGGAAGAATGTGGCGGAAAAGTTGAAAACCGAACACAATTTCATAGCGGATCAAAAACAAATGAAGAACCACTATGATTATCTAAAATCAAAATTTGCTGCTTGGTCAAAGCTTAAGAACAAAACTGGCAACGTTTATAATCCT TCAAACAAATACGTAGAAGCTTTGAGAAGCGCGCCACTTTCTTTCCCCGAGCTTTGTGTTCAACTGTTTGAGGGATCTACTTCGAACGGCTTTGACAGTTGGGGGCCATCTTCTACACTTCCTCATCCTTCTGTGGAAATGTTTGACCACAATTTAAATGGTATTGAGGATATTGAGTGCGGTCAAATGGAACCCCCAACTCAAGGTTTTACTGAGGAGGCATCCGGTCGCTCTAAAAAAAGGGAGAAACGAAAAGATAAGGCAACAATAGATGAAGTTGGGGATTGCATTACTAAGGTGGCAAAGATTTTGATAGAGAAACACAATCTTTCTAATGATATTGATACATGCATGGAGAAGTTGGAGACAATGGGATGGGGAGAGTTAGATGTGAAATATCAAACAACACTTTTGCTTTTTGGTGAAAGTGCGGATATTAGGAAAGTGTCGTTACGACTTCAGCCGCAAAGTTGTGAGCTACAGGTCAAGAATGCTGGAGCAAAGTATGGATTGATCGGATAG
- the LOC110882551 gene encoding uncharacterized protein LOC110882551: MSFAREVINPTSSNAIANTSERHRKLKQIFPGAIGALDGTLVHAVVPVDQQTRYRGRGKGECFHNVLAICDFDMIFTFVWAGWEGIAHDSRVLKEVAFNPTSGFSFPPPVLILVFTYKYYLCDAAYTNTRGFMTPYSNTRYWLADFRQQRALTKEEKFNHAHAQLRNVIERSYGVLKARFPILKQMAPFSFPIQRDIVIACFAVHNFIRKCNIRDQLFVENGENTVFSGIQGGENIGQFVHDIEWGLQDIEYMTTLRNQIASQLI, encoded by the exons ATGAGTTTTGCAAGAGAAGTTATAAATCCAACATCTTCTAATGCAATCGCAAATACCTCAGAACGACATAGAAAGCTAAAACAAATATTCCCTGGAGCAATAGGTGCGCTAGATGGAACTCTTGTACATGCAGTCGTGCCTGTTGATCAACAGACTCGTTATAGGGGAAGAGGAAAGGGTGAATGCTTTCATAATGTCTTAGCAATTTGTGATTTTGATATGATATTCACGTTTGTATGGGCCGGATGGGAGGGGATTGCACATGATTCACGAGTTTTAAAAGAAGTAGCATTTAACCCGACTTCCGGGTTTTCCTTCCCCCCACCAG TTTTGATACTGGTGTTTACATACAAATATTATCTTTGTGACGCTGCATACACCAACACTCGTGGATTTATGACTCCCTACAGTAATACGAGATATTGGTTAGCCGATTTTCGACAACAACGTGCGTTAACTAAGGAAGAAAAATTCAACCATGCCCATGCACAACTCAGAAATGTTATTGAGCGCTCATATGGTGTTTTGAAGGCGAGATTCCCAATCCTAAAGCAAATGGCTCCCTTTTCTTTTCCAATCCAAAGGGACATAGTGATCGCCTGTTTCGCCGTCCATAATTTTATAAGGAAATGCAATATTCGTGATCAATTATTTGTGGAGAATGGCGAGAACACTGTGTTTTCTGGAATACAAGGTGGAGAAAATATTGGGCAGTTCGTTCACGACATAGAATGGGGTTTACAAGACATCGAGTATATGACTACTTTGCGTAACCAGATAGCTAGTCAActaatttga